The Vitis vinifera cultivar Pinot Noir 40024 chromosome 1, ASM3070453v1 DNA segment ttttgagtcATGGTCATCCCTCGAAGGAGATCAAATGTCCTTTTCACATTagagcatgagacatgattggtATATTTCATTTGGTGTACTTTACACAGGGGCATATTTCTCAGTTGATGATGGTTTTTGAGGCATAGTTGTTCCTTGGAGATGATTAGATTTCTTTCACATTGGAGTATGAGATATAACTGAGTGATTTGATTGGATGTGTTTATATGGGAGCATAGCCCTTTCATTAGTATCAACAGATTTTTGAGATGACTGGATCAGGACACAGACACTTGAGAGAACATGCAGCGAAGTTTAGTCATTTCAGAGAttgccctatactggggcataactcTATCATTGGCAATTGATCTTAGAGATACCAGCCTACATCGGGCCATGATCATGTCAGAGTGCATTTTTGTTGAGGCATACCACTTTGTTTGATCTTTTTCACATTGGGACATGATCTTTCTTTAGATAAGGTTAGATAATTTCTTCACGTTACCACGATAACTTTAAGGAGTAGAGATTCATTTTTATCAgatgatgtatgattggttgtactCCTCTCATCGATGTTTGCtttggagatgcttacactggggcatagcccactCATCGGTGAcggattttgtgagatgacagtttatgTCAAACACATACTTCCTAGAGATTATCTTGCACTTAGGGCTTACCCATTTTGAGAGGATGTattcatactagggcatagctACCTTGCTGATTTTAACATTGAGACTCGACCTTTTGTTTATGATTGCTATTTTTGATAGACTATAGAGTTGTTGACACCATGGGTTCAATCTTCTCAGCATACCTAGTTTGATTCGGATATCCACTTACCTTTGTTACACACTTGACATTTCACCTTTGACATTGTTATACCCACATCCATCATTTAAGAGCCTAATAGATATTGAGCTTACTTATCTCACTATTGAGCATGACCTTATCCCATTCTCTTGATCAGGAGAGAATGCAAACCAATCTTGAGTTTTCTAGTTGAGTattcacatgcctttggactttaggttcaacatcttccatgatgtcATGGCCTGTTAGATTGTTGATGTATTTGTGATGATGTCTTCATCTTGACAGTGGATATGTTGTGTCTTGCTTTGCTTACATTTCATAATTAGAGTCTTGGTCAACATTTGTCTAATCcgttattttagttttgctttatCAGCATAGTTTCTATGATGTATGGTCCTGTTTAAGCATTTATTCACTGGTGTTATACTTTTTCATTATATTGTCATTGAACATATCCTAGAGTGTCTTGTATGGTGACATTTTGTGTCTTATGTTGGTTATTatcttacactggggcatacccccatccttgaattcataaaatctttttcaaatttcctCACTACTCAAtatatttcttgatctttgcgagTTGTCATACTAGGGCATTCCCCCTTTAGAGCTCttctactggggcatacccccctcCTCGGGTTTATCACATCTCATACTGATTTCATGGTTGTTAAACCCATTTATCGATCTTTACGAGCTATCACCTAGGGCATCCTCCTACAtttagtttgtttaggacatcctATTTCCTTTAgcttatttagggcatccctctACAGttagtttatttagggcatcctcctactgtcagtttgtttagggcacccccattttcttcactttgtttagggcatccccttttttcaatgattttcaccaccataaatcaaacatctatgagcatttcattttcaccaccatagattatcATCTATGGGCCTCaatcagttttcaccaccatagattttcatctatggccTTTGATCAGTTTTCACTACCATAGGTCAGACATTTATGGGCATTTCAAATTCACCACCATAGGTCAGATATCTATGAgtatttcagattcaccaccatagattttcatttatAGGCCTTggtcagttttcaccaccatagattagacatctatgggcatttcaaatTTACCACCATAGATTATCATCTATAAGCCTcgatcagttttcaccaccatagattagacatctatgggcatttcaaattcaccactatagatgaaaatctatgggcCTTGATCAATTTATCGCCACCATGGAtcggacatctatgggcatttcaaattcaccaccatagattgtgTATCTATTTTCATTTGTTACAGTTAtctcaccatcatagattttcatctacgAGCTTTTGTTTCAATTATCTCACCACCATAAattagacatctatgggcattttagtTGATTCACCACCAcagattttcatccttgggcctTTGAAATTATCACCTCCATAGATTTTTATCTGTGATCCTTTGAGAGTTTCACCATCATAGTttgacatctatgggcatttcaattGTATCACCACCATAGGACTTCACCTGTAGGCTTTCTgatttagcgtttagagttaactttttggtttggcttccagagtcattcttttctcagtttagcatttagagttaatCTTGTCATTCAGAGCCACAACTCTTAATATTCATGATCACTAGCATTACATGCTTTGTTCTCATAGTTTCACATTCCATCTTACTTCTCTCTTTTTTGCATATGTGCTTCTCATTTCATTATGATATTCTCGAGTTTCTTCTCATCTTTTGTACAAGATATAGCTCTATGAGCTCATAGCATGTGTTTTGATTATATTGTTAGATACTCTACACCTTGTGTTCTCGTATGGTTTTTCCCTTTGTACTTATTCCTATGTTCTTTAGTAGTTTGACTGCTACTCGACTTCAATATCGATTTTCAAGTCATTTTTGGAGACTTTTCAAGGGTAGTCTTGATCCATAGTGTAACTTTAGGGGCACCTTAGGAGTTTCCGTTCTTGTCATTTCATTTTTGTAGGGTTTAGAGCctctttgttcttgttttggtttAAGAGAGCTCGTGTCATACTGAGACAAATTTGGtggtctttcttttttttcggTAGAGCCCACTTTGTTTCGTTTGTGTATACACTTACTTTACTCGTGGACTCTATCGAAAACGAACATATTTGTAGACCTCCAAATTTGtcacatttaatttattttttattattattttaaacctCGTATTTTGaacccattttattttaattttgttgttgttattattattattattattattattattattttcattttctcttttttactttcccaattttttttattttttttcttatttccccTATTATCTCTCTCACTCCCACGACAACCCCCATTCACCCCATTTTCTTCCCATTTCTTTCCCCATTTTCCTCTTTTACTTTATTCTTTCCATTTCCCTCCACccacatttttcttcttctctttttcccatctctttctttcattttctttattctccatctcatttatttttcctttctttctctctaacCCATGGCAGCCTCTCGTCATTAATGGTGGCTCCATTGTAGACGATAGTCCTCTCCAATGCCGACGGTCATTCTCCCTccgactatttttttttctctctctcctctcttctcCACCTACGAGGACCTACCCCCATACCTCTACCTATATCTCCACGTCTAAGCCATACCCCTAGAGgtctctttctttattttattattattattatttttattcttcttccCTCCATGATTTCTTTTGTTGGCTCATTTCTCACAGAACACACACTCCACGACCCACACACCAAACAACCAACCCATtttatcttccattttttttttcttctttctgcaGCCCTTCCCAAACATTGCCACACCACACCTCATCGACTACACACCTCTCaactcctctttttttttttttttttttccctctcttaACTCCCAAACACCAGCCAAGGTTTCTTCATTTcaccctccctccctccccccTCCCCATCAATCCATCACCGCCATCGGCAAGACCATCGGCTAGTTGCCGTCGGTGAGCCACTGTCGATCGACGGCCCCTTCCTCTTTTCTCTCATTTCCTCATTCTCTCACTTTCCCATCACACccattttccattattattattattattattattattattattattattctatcgATCGGCGACCCCTTCCTCTTTTCTCTCATTCCCTCATTCCCTCCTTCCCTCACTTTCCCATCACACCccattttccattattattattattattattatcatcatcatttgaattatttaatttagatataatataattgggttgattttggttgtgaatttaggtttgcatattaaattagaCATGGATTatgggatattaaatttaggtctaataggatttattttaatttatcatttttttgtttgattaattaaacttagattttagttattaatttgaaaattttatattagggtCTATGACATGTGAGACATTTTTATTGGGTTATATTTGCTAATTTAGGCCCATTTTGACTGACGAAATTTATtaaactaatttgaaatttaaatttgggtttgaatatttgttttagGACTTTGtacattttattatatttacatttgagctatttttgtttttgcatgaacccattttgtaattttgttgGTTGGGTATGAATTTAACTACGAAATTTCATGGAAAAAAGTGAGACTCGAAAAATCGTAGGAAGACATTGAACTTATTGCaagtcttttttaaaaaaatcaattttttacaaataaattaaaagcaaGTCCCGCTATTCAAGTGGGAATGCACGTGAAAAACACGGTCCACATCATaatattacaaagaaaaaatagaaagacaaaaaaaacttGCTTTAATATCGAAGGATTTCTAAAAGGTAATGCAATAAGAGGAATGAATCACTGTTAATCAAATCAATGATGAAAACTAAAAAGGTAGTATGATGATTGAAAAGTTTTTGTTGGAGGAGCACCATGCATTGGTGTCAGTTGAAAAGTTATCACTAATTTATGGGTAAATGTTAATTTTAGACTTCTAGGGCAAGAGTTGTTTttgaactgttttttttttttttttttggtataaaatgttttaaaatttttttgaatagGTTTTTTTTAGGCATTAGGTTTACCCAAAATATTTTGGACTTTTAGAGCAAAAGTTGTTTttgaactgttttttttttttttttttggtataaaaagttttaaaattgtttttgaacgGTTTTTTTGGGTAGtgaaagtttaaaattttttattgaaggaatatttttttaggtgtaaaaagttttatatatatgagACAATTGTATTTTGGACATAGTTGGACCTAGTTagacccaaaaattaagatttggttCATAAAAGTTGTATAATTGATGGGtaggatataaaatatgaaaagaccaACATActcttcaaaactattttctaccCTAATGTTTgagaaacttttttatcttaattttttttaataattattctgaaaatttattatttttagagaactaattttttttaaaaatatattataaaaatatctcatttaaaaaaaataaatttgacatattttcaattattttttatatacacaattttaaaaatatatattttccaagaggtttgatttttaaataataataatttatttttatttttttgaaaaattgtgtattttttttcatatcactaaattatattaaattttattaaggtttgtaaaatgaataaaatttaaattaatattttattattatttatttttcataatcgatcattttttaaaaaaaaaattttatatcatttttatctattttcacatttattctACGTCttgaatttatataaattaaattaatttttggacatatatatatatatatatatatatatatatatatatatatatatatataggaattcCGTGTGCTATGCCTACCTATAGATTCATTGAAGGGTAGGATCGTGAGCAATCCAATAATTGGAGTCTCACGGCAACACCTAACTTGCTGGGCAAACAGTTTAAaaaggagataaaaaaaaaaaaagagcactTTTGGGATAAAGAAGGAAAGGTTTAAAATCATAGGCACGCTCGGGGAGAGACtgtgacaaaaataaaaataaaaaattaaaataagatattttcaaaattatttttgaatttacaaaatttttgaaatgttagttaaaatttaaaaacatttttgaaaagtaatttttaatcaGGGTTTTTTCCATtatcacaaattttaaaaatgttttttaaatttttatatttaaataaatatcttttCAAAATCCTTTTTCGTAATAACCATTTACAGCTGTCGTAATCATTGCACAATGCCTCATAACATCCAAAGAGACGTGCCCTCGATTCATGGCCACATGTCTagactttaatattttttatgtgtcTGCATGCCACGTCTCGTCTCCGAGGGACTGGCATTTTCCCGCCTATCTTTGGGAGAGATGGCGTAGCATGGGGGCCAAAAAGGCTTTAATGGGCAAAAAAGCCTATCTTTGGGCTAGAGTGTAGACACCCGATAAGGCAGTCGTGGGCAGAACCGACCTATTTGTGACCCGCTGGCAAGGGCCGACCGCGCCTGAGTAGTAGGGGCTAGGGCCTTTGGCTAGTAGTATAGGTTGAGCCCATACTCAATTCCAGAAATCATGGCCCTGTCGGTAGCCTTGGCCTGAAAGGGGTGGTACTGCATTGATTGGGTTCTGCCACAATTCCGTAGTATCTCCACTCACGGCAAAATGTCAATCTATGTGTGATCGAGACGCTTACACGTTTGGGTatttcttttgttaatttggctTTATTTTCTAAGCTTCGTTATCTTAGATGGATTGGACTCATATTCATGCTTTATTTGgcattttatattaattttcagtATAACATTTGATTTTGACATATTCGATTTATTAATCAGTGGATTCAACTATTTCCCACATTGGATTCAACTATTTCCCTCATTTTGTAGTGATGTCGGTTTAATATCACCACGGAATACTTAGGTTGGTATGTGTCACGTTCTTCttatgctttttcttttttggtttcttttgtcAAATGTGTGGTTGAGACGTATATAAGTAACTTTTGTACCATTGTTTTGTTTACTATACCCATGTTTTATTCCatcaaagtattaaaaataatgttaaaaaaatatatatattttttttatctttgattttattataaaacatatgaaaaacaaaataaatatagttaaaaatttatatatttttaaattatttaatttttatatattataattaaaataaattaaataaatttaaaataataaaaaataacttattgatttttttcttcaacttttcttttcttatattttcttcgcataatattttttttttcaaattttttcaaatcaaatatacCCTAACTATATGAATGATAATGGGACGAATTTTTTCTAGTATCGACCTCATTTTGTTTGGTCCTTGAtgagatgagtttgaaatttaaataaatggattaaagcaaatttgagatttattatttatttatttatttcttaaacttgGGATGTGTTCGAGTATTTCTTTATCCTACCCTACCCCCGgattatatatgaaattaatttaatgtaattttttattttcctatttttaatatatataataataataataaatatttttcaatgaaataagttataaaaaattataattgtttaattatttataaaatacatctattttaatgtaattattttttaaaaaaaaaaaagttaaacgaaGCAAGACAATACATGTATAAGAAATTTGCACACTTGTCatgttctatttaatttttctaatgagatgaagataaaaattattttgaataaacggaACAGAATTGAGATGATGGTGATTCATTCAAAACCTGTCTTGTAGTCATGCCTACCTAAATGTAGCATCTCATatgttaaaaattgaatttagtcttttttttcttttttttcttttatcactcCGACAAAGCCTTAATGTTATAATCAATTAATAGTGGATTAAAATCCATAGACTTTTCATAGCAGGGATTAGGGGCATGACATTAGGTTAATAGTCTCGAACTCTTTCTATTAGGTGGACAGGACAAAATATTTGGTTATTCTTCTCATAAGAGGAAACCGTATTGAATACAATCATCCACATGAGGACTTGATGGAAGCACTCAATTTATGTGTGTAGATAGGTTTTCCTAAACACCAATGGCCACCAATCCCACCATTATCGCAATTGCTGTTACCTTATTGTAACTTTCACCATGTTTTTCTTGCCACTATCACtccaatttaatattaaattaatccATTTCCATCAACAAGCATAATCCTATTGACTCattcaataataaaatcttCAACACTTTGCTAATTCCTTCCATGTGAAGTCCATAGATAAAAGATTTtccttcttaaaaaattaatattttgagaaaaataatttttattttattttattttttaagaatttaagagTTGGTTTGGAagatagttttttattctatacAATAAAACCtcttttctaatttataaaagacatttgaaaatttaaaatttgttgtgtatacaaattgttttttaaaataaatttgaggtattttgattttttttaagtgtttagagcaataactaaaaatatggaGGGAAGAATAACTTGAGAAAATGGTTTTCACATTGAGTCTtcatatataattatgtttttaaaagtaattgaGAACtagttttagaaatttttacaaaagatatttttgaaaatcattttggaAAAGTTGTCCAATGTcctttatctttcttttctccAACTTTTCTATGtataatcaaacaaaataaaaattataaattttcttttctttaatttttcctttttattttatttcattgaacttttaacaaattaaaaatataaataattttttaatactattgagtgatttttcaaaaattttaaaatatttcataaattttgtttaacatctttttttttttttttttcaaaaacacttattaaattaaaaacaggttttaaaaatactatcaaatggactctaaatataatttgaatATGTACTGTATAAAGCGTTATGCATTCTATTGATCCTTTCCTTAATTGTGtatgatatataatttaaattttgcaTAGACAAATAATCAGGTTTGGGTTGCCTAGGGTCCAAGTCCATACAAATTAAGTTGTTGAAATGGGTATTTAATCAATTGAGCTCAACCATTATATATGGTGTCCATTTTGGAAAATGAGTTAGCTCAAAGGTTTTATTATGCCAATATATATGAACAAATAAagacaaataaatcaatttaaggTGGAGCATTTATATTAATCACccttttcctaaattttatttgGACTTGACTATGGTATATATCCGAGGACTACTCTTGAGCCACCAATCACCAGTGGCAAGTTCTCATTGCATTATATTTTGTAAATGGTCTCAGGTTTTTTTAacctaaattttattaagaaaatcgTATACACTTCCATgaaaaataacacaaaataaGAATCCCtgtgtaaaatataattttcaaataatttttttatcattcaaatactatcttttaatgagataaataataaCATAATTATCGAGGAAGCAGACAAGTTAGACAAAGCATGAATGGCTTCTCAAAAAGCTAAATACAGTAGTTGGGCGTGTTAGTGGATAGCCTTTTCAAATGTTTTTGGTTGTTATGGGAGTTACATGTATTATGAGCCACTACCACCAGCACCTCCACCACAAATTGTCCAATTGCTCTTGCTACTGTGTTCACAATGGACTTTGCCCATGGGGGCCATGGGGCCTCCCCTTCGGAGTTACTGGAGCCTGTTCCCATCAAGGCTCACCTGCTCCCAATATCACCTCTTTTTCAACGTCATCCATATATAATCTCAATTACACCTCactaatatattaattttattttcctaccGGTGCTGATCTTGGGGTATCgtctttttaatcttttaatttattctttgatGTTGCTTGTCTGATCCATGGCTCTCAGGCGAATATGAACAGTCCAGGGTGGTGGGGTTTCCAAAATGTTCCACCAAGAGAAAAAAGTCATGAATCATGATGGACAAGTCTTTATTTCTCACTATGGAGGCCAttggaaatatcattttcaCATGATTTTTGGCTCCATATGCGGCGAGAATTAAGATTGGTGAACAGTTGTTTGAGAATTTGCTTTGTTGGTGAATGTATGAGACTATAATTTATAAGCTTAAGGTTGGAAAATGATGGTTAAAAGCTGTTATTGTAATCTGTTTTTAGATCTCTCATACAGATGGGAGTGAAGGCAAAGACTCATTAGCTAGCACTCATAGTCATAGTCGTAGTAACAGAAGGAACATAAAAGTAGTAAATAGGAAAAAGGCAACCCCGGCCAATCTCAATGAAGCAGGTCTATGGAGCTAGTGATGGATTGGTTGGAGGACTCAGCTCTGAGATGGGCTGTGTTGCAGGAAACCCCCTCCAACTCTCTCAACGTGGTGTAAGGACTGCCTATTCGGAGGTCCGTGAGCATTTGGCGGAGGTCAGAAGCTTCTTCCTTGAGCCTCACATTCTCTTGAAGAACCCGGTCATGGCACTCCGACACATGGTTCAACTTGTCTATGAGGCTGTGATTCTCATTTCTGAGACGGACGACCTGCGACCAGAGCTCATCCAGGTGCTTCTGTTTCCGCATCCTTGACCTGCGAGCAGATTCTCTATTAGATATCATTCTTCTCTGCTTCCTTTCATCTATGATGCTGAGTTGATGCTCCTCGGCTTCATCTGAAGTAGAGTTATTGCTCAGGCTTGACGACTGTGGGGTGAATTCATGAATAGGAGGGATCTGAGAAGTGGTTAGGTTGCTTAAATATCCACCAAAATGGAGGGTTGGCGTGTTGTCATACGTCATGCCGAAGTTGGCAGGAAAGGGAGTTGGATTCTCAGGAGCCATATAGTGGATTCCTGTGAATTCACCTGGAAGCATGGCTGGACTTGAACTTTAGAGAGGAGATACCTGAAAGGATTACTTGCAGA contains these protein-coding regions:
- the LOC100258132 gene encoding basic leucine zipper 43 — protein: MLPGEFTGIHYMAPENPTPFPANFGMTYDNTPTLHFGGYLSNLTTSQIPPIHEFTPQSSSLSNNSTSDEAEEHQLSIIDERKQRRMISNRESARRSRMRKQKHLDELWSQVVRLRNENHSLIDKLNHVSECHDRVLQENVRLKEEASDLRQMLTDLRIGSPYTTLRELEGVSCNTAHLRAESSNQSITSSIDLLH